Proteins from one Vibrio pomeroyi genomic window:
- a CDS encoding alanine/ornithine racemase family PLP-dependent enzyme gives MNYPRLHIDCGKVHHNAQYLITQLSLKNISVTPVTKAFLGHPIIAQVLIDAGAKMLADSRIENLQKMTESGIAIPKMLIRTPMLSQVASVIKYSDMSLNSEVEVIQGLSHAAEQQNCCHDIIIMVELGDLREGVMPNHVIDFIREIVSLPNITIKGIGTNLACRYGVAPDEQNMNVLSDLADGIEATFGISLEIISGGNSASVNWALQRTGLTRVNNLRIGEAIFLGCEPLEHENIKGLHTDAVSLTAEVIESKTKPTLPWGSRGLNAFGEKESLQDRGEVSQAIVALGRQDVCVSGLKAPNGIKIMSSTSDHLVLESSQKPLFVGEKVTFGLDYSALLSSMSSRYINKYFKAPKGRRKQEGTHNAKNSRNYFRQCHA, from the coding sequence GTGAACTACCCTAGGTTACACATCGATTGTGGGAAAGTTCACCATAACGCTCAGTACCTGATTACTCAGCTCTCACTAAAAAATATATCCGTTACGCCTGTAACAAAAGCCTTCCTCGGCCACCCTATCATCGCACAAGTTCTTATTGATGCTGGCGCAAAAATGTTAGCCGATTCAAGAATCGAAAATCTTCAAAAGATGACTGAATCTGGCATTGCTATCCCTAAAATGCTGATACGTACACCCATGCTCAGTCAAGTGGCGAGCGTAATAAAATACAGTGATATGAGTTTAAACTCTGAAGTTGAAGTGATTCAGGGGCTTTCACATGCAGCGGAACAACAAAATTGCTGTCACGATATTATTATTATGGTTGAGCTTGGCGATCTAAGAGAAGGTGTGATGCCTAATCATGTGATTGATTTTATCCGTGAGATTGTTTCTTTACCGAACATTACGATAAAAGGAATTGGTACGAATTTAGCCTGTCGGTATGGTGTCGCTCCAGATGAGCAAAATATGAATGTTCTTTCTGATCTTGCCGATGGAATTGAAGCTACATTTGGGATCAGTCTAGAAATTATTTCAGGGGGTAATTCTGCTTCAGTTAACTGGGCTCTTCAGAGAACAGGCTTAACTCGAGTAAATAACCTTCGTATAGGAGAAGCCATTTTTTTAGGCTGTGAGCCTTTAGAGCACGAAAATATCAAAGGCTTACATACGGATGCGGTTTCTTTGACCGCTGAAGTGATTGAATCCAAGACTAAACCGACTTTGCCTTGGGGGAGTCGGGGGTTAAATGCTTTTGGTGAAAAAGAAAGCCTTCAAGATAGAGGGGAGGTCTCACAAGCTATTGTAGCATTAGGCCGCCAAGATGTTTGTGTCAGCGGGCTTAAGGCTCCGAATGGGATTAAGATCATGTCTTCAACCAGTGATCATCTTGTCCTTGAATCCTCACAAAAACCACTATTTGTAGGGGAAAAAGTCACATTCGGTTTAGATTACAGTGCGCTCTTATCTTCTATGTCTTCACGTTATATCAATAAATATTTTAAGGCACCTAAAGGGAGAAGAAAGCAAGAAGGAACGCATAATGCTAAGAACAGCCGTAATTATTTCCGTCAGTGTCATGCTTAA
- a CDS encoding helix-turn-helix transcriptional regulator, whose protein sequence is MELNQMTNSDYSEWKNGAALIAKEWQHERSNVNHLAQRPHNWHNHHRGQLLCIDEGLIQVKTDEGAWILPPHRAGWIPPGAMHSVYFCGPLKGRSLLFTPESCEQFPIRPCVIQMSDVLKVLSIRASRWNKTDELPTQCLRILSVISDEIVGSPHESLYIPLPKDPRLQKVTQAILIDPNSKHSVEHWANIGAMSSRTLRRLIRSELNMSFSEWRQQILLIHSLEMMARGESVGDVAYVLGYSTPSNFIAMFRRVYGDSPTRYFSNRGI, encoded by the coding sequence ATGGAATTAAATCAAATGACAAACTCTGATTACAGTGAATGGAAAAATGGAGCCGCGCTGATCGCTAAGGAGTGGCAGCATGAAAGGAGTAACGTCAATCATTTGGCTCAACGGCCGCATAATTGGCACAATCATCATCGAGGCCAGCTACTTTGTATAGATGAAGGGCTAATACAGGTAAAAACCGATGAAGGAGCGTGGATACTACCACCTCACCGAGCTGGTTGGATCCCCCCAGGTGCGATGCACAGTGTTTATTTTTGTGGTCCTCTGAAAGGTCGTTCATTACTGTTCACTCCAGAGAGCTGTGAGCAGTTTCCAATAAGGCCTTGTGTAATCCAAATGAGCGATGTCTTGAAAGTCCTTTCGATTAGGGCATCGAGATGGAACAAAACAGACGAGCTACCTACACAGTGTTTACGTATTCTTTCCGTAATATCTGATGAAATCGTCGGTAGCCCTCATGAGTCACTCTACATCCCATTGCCCAAAGACCCTAGATTACAAAAAGTCACTCAAGCAATTTTAATTGATCCAAACAGCAAACACTCTGTTGAGCATTGGGCAAATATCGGGGCAATGTCATCTCGGACGTTAAGACGATTGATTCGAAGTGAGTTAAACATGAGTTTTAGTGAATGGCGGCAACAAATACTACTAATACATTCGTTAGAAATGATGGCGCGCGGAGAATCAGTGGGAGACGTCGCATATGTTTTGGGTTATTCGACGCCCAGTAACTTTATCGCAATGTTTCGTCGGGTCTATGGCGATTCACCCACGCGTTACTTTTCGAATCGTGGCATATAG
- the tnpA gene encoding IS200/IS605 family transposase has translation MGDYRSSSHVYWRCKYHIVWTPKYRYKILKDKVGKELYRSIYILCNMKDCEVLELNVQPDHVHLVVIIPPKLSVSSLLGVLKGRTAIRLFNRFPHIRKKLWGNHFWARGYFVDTVGVNEEVIRRYVRHQYKQDIEYEQQLQLLKN, from the coding sequence ATGGGCGATTACAGAAGTTCATCACATGTCTATTGGCGTTGCAAATACCATATAGTTTGGACTCCAAAGTACAGATATAAGATTTTGAAAGATAAGGTAGGAAAGGAGCTTTATCGTTCAATCTATATTTTGTGCAATATGAAAGACTGCGAAGTTTTAGAATTAAACGTTCAACCAGATCATGTTCATCTTGTTGTCATTATTCCTCCCAAGTTATCAGTATCGAGTTTGTTAGGAGTTTTAAAAGGCCGAACAGCAATTCGACTTTTCAATAGATTCCCACATATACGTAAGAAATTATGGGGAAATCACTTTTGGGCTAGAGGGTATTTTGTAGATACGGTCGGTGTGAATGAAGAAGTCATTCGGCGATATGTACGACACCAATATAAGCAGGACATAGAGTATGAACAACAATTACAGTTATTGAAGAACTGA
- a CDS encoding LysR family transcriptional regulator encodes MKKYNINVKMLKVLVSLRDTGSVSRTAEQLHVTQSAISHTVKALESTLDTQILVREARGVTLTAAGKSASESANVALSAINDILQLATTVVSGTIQVATVNSVSRAILPEVLVHTRRNYPNIEVKLLIGTDQEVEQWVKSGIADIGIAYNLQAKSSELLIEDQFYLIQERGKSSSTNLALSDLCDKGFVMSSSGCEPFIQQIFEQSNQELNVKATVSDIGALFSIVSSGYGVSLVPGLAFPNDWNKQVMRQPMTPFLGCSLRMMSPETSASNEAVQVILGYIREVSKSIKMTS; translated from the coding sequence ATGAAAAAATATAATATCAATGTAAAAATGCTTAAAGTTCTGGTGTCACTTAGAGATACAGGAAGCGTTAGTCGCACTGCCGAGCAACTGCATGTTACTCAATCTGCCATTAGCCATACTGTAAAGGCTTTAGAAAGTACTCTAGATACACAGATTCTGGTAAGGGAAGCTCGGGGTGTTACCTTAACAGCGGCAGGCAAGAGTGCGAGTGAATCGGCGAATGTGGCTCTTTCGGCCATCAATGATATTTTACAGTTAGCGACGACCGTTGTTTCGGGCACGATTCAAGTAGCAACAGTGAATAGTGTCTCTCGAGCTATTCTTCCAGAAGTTTTGGTTCACACACGTCGAAATTATCCAAATATTGAAGTTAAGCTCTTAATAGGGACAGATCAGGAAGTCGAGCAGTGGGTTAAAAGTGGGATTGCTGATATTGGCATAGCCTACAATCTGCAAGCCAAAAGTAGTGAGTTACTAATTGAAGATCAGTTTTATCTTATTCAAGAACGAGGGAAATCTTCAAGCACAAACCTAGCATTATCTGATCTATGTGACAAAGGCTTTGTCATGTCTTCATCTGGCTGTGAGCCGTTTATACAACAAATCTTTGAGCAGTCAAATCAAGAACTCAACGTCAAAGCAACGGTGTCTGATATCGGCGCCTTGTTTTCTATTGTTTCTTCAGGCTACGGAGTATCGCTTGTCCCTGGGCTAGCTTTTCCTAATGATTGGAATAAGCAGGTGATGCGACAACCAATGACACCTTTCTTAGGTTGCTCATTAAGAATGATGTCTCCAGAGACGAGTGCGTCAAACGAAGCTGTTCAAGTTATATTGGGGTACATCAGAGAGGTTTCTAAATCTATCAAGATGACCTCTTAA
- a CDS encoding DUF1611 domain-containing protein, whose product MSISTQKLRNIFKLTRIENFKTNYDVTHIAPWLPLAQKVKPVIPSAIIYCEGNFGEIDGKTANGLVRHSLSYRILSVIDSVSAGLDAGEVLDNKANGIPILANAEEAIIHAESIPDYFIFGIAPSSGFLSDLDKSIILNAMSLGMNIVNGLHEFLTDDPLFLEASLKNNVRIFDTRKPKNKGDLKTFSGKIHNVKCPRIAVMGTDCALGKRTTATILANELIKKGLNVVLIATGQTGIMQGAQYCVALDAVPSQFCAGELESVIVQAYEKENPDLIIIEGQGALSHPAFSTSAFILRGSCPTGVILQHAPTRLYRSDFPDCPMPSIASEINLIETFSNTGVIGLTLNHEDMSLDETCRAIDSYTTEFGLPVTDVLSQPVEHLLHIVSSTFPIIASKLAEKG is encoded by the coding sequence ATGTCTATTTCAACCCAAAAGTTAAGAAACATCTTCAAACTCACTAGAATTGAAAATTTCAAAACCAACTACGATGTAACCCATATCGCTCCTTGGCTACCACTTGCTCAGAAAGTGAAACCTGTCATCCCTTCGGCAATTATATATTGCGAAGGTAATTTCGGTGAAATTGATGGTAAAACCGCTAATGGGCTAGTGAGGCATTCATTAAGCTATCGTATTCTATCGGTTATTGATAGTGTGTCTGCCGGCTTAGATGCTGGAGAAGTACTTGATAACAAAGCCAATGGAATACCGATCCTTGCCAATGCTGAAGAAGCTATCATTCACGCGGAAAGTATTCCCGATTACTTCATTTTTGGCATTGCGCCATCAAGTGGTTTTTTATCTGACTTAGATAAAAGTATCATTTTAAATGCCATGTCACTAGGAATGAACATCGTAAATGGCTTACATGAATTCCTAACCGATGATCCTCTATTTTTAGAAGCTAGCTTAAAGAATAACGTTCGAATATTCGATACTCGCAAACCCAAAAATAAAGGCGATCTGAAAACGTTTAGCGGGAAAATACACAACGTTAAATGTCCGAGAATTGCTGTCATGGGGACGGATTGCGCGCTAGGAAAACGAACAACAGCGACAATATTGGCGAATGAACTGATTAAAAAAGGCCTTAACGTCGTTCTGATTGCCACTGGGCAAACAGGCATTATGCAAGGCGCACAATACTGCGTTGCACTCGATGCTGTTCCTTCACAATTTTGTGCCGGTGAGTTGGAATCTGTCATTGTACAGGCCTATGAAAAAGAAAATCCGGATCTGATAATTATTGAAGGGCAAGGAGCTTTAAGTCACCCTGCGTTTTCAACCAGCGCTTTTATCTTACGTGGCAGTTGTCCAACGGGTGTGATATTGCAACATGCTCCTACACGTTTATATCGTAGTGATTTTCCTGATTGCCCAATGCCTTCGATTGCCTCAGAAATAAATCTTATCGAAACGTTTTCTAATACCGGTGTTATTGGACTAACACTGAATCATGAAGATATGTCTTTAGATGAAACCTGTCGTGCGATAGACAGTTACACTACCGAATTTGGTCTACCGGTTACTGATGTCTTGTCACAGCCTGTTGAGCATCTACTGCACATCGTATCGTCAACCTTCCCTATAATAGCAAGTAAACTGGCCGAAAAAGGGTGA
- a CDS encoding GspS/AspS pilotin family protein, producing the protein MLRTAVIISVSVMLNGCQISPMKSSGLADYRATVISSQLPQELGLITLVNAQSEGNSVTLVFVKKKTLNMDSLVEKVAVSFCDNIEIRPLLESGISYRIITLGKNEKVESLNVISLANCSN; encoded by the coding sequence ATGCTAAGAACAGCCGTAATTATTTCCGTCAGTGTCATGCTTAACGGTTGTCAGATAAGCCCAATGAAATCTAGTGGGCTTGCCGATTATAGAGCGACGGTTATCTCAAGCCAACTGCCACAAGAGTTAGGCTTAATCACACTCGTAAATGCACAGTCAGAAGGCAATAGTGTCACTCTTGTTTTCGTAAAAAAGAAAACGTTGAATATGGACAGCTTAGTAGAAAAAGTCGCCGTTAGTTTTTGTGATAACATCGAAATAAGGCCACTATTAGAGAGTGGGATCTCTTATCGAATCATTACCTTAGGAAAAAATGAGAAAGTAGAAAGCCTTAACGTCATTTCTCTAGCTAACTGCTCTAATTGA
- a CDS encoding DMT family transporter produces the protein MTSAIHSMNTKVWGMLILLSILWGGSFFFVGVAVYDLPPLTIVTLRVGIAAFTLWGIALMLGLRPPKSIKVWGAFLGMGLLNNVIPFVLIVWGQTQIASGLASILNAATPIFTIVVAGILLPDERPTPLKLVGVALGFVGVAVMIGVPTLGRDSNLLAQLAIVGAAISYAFAGVYGRRFKSLGANPVITAAGQVTASTLILLPISLFVDGTIDVSEVHTSTWIAILGLAVASTAIAYVLYFEILELAGATNVLLVTLLVPVSAVLLGWLFLNESLELIHVLGMALIALGLSAIDGRLWHRLKYILS, from the coding sequence ATGACGTCGGCTATTCATTCTATGAACACAAAAGTATGGGGCATGCTCATTTTACTCTCCATATTATGGGGCGGCTCTTTCTTCTTTGTGGGCGTAGCGGTCTATGACCTTCCTCCATTAACCATAGTGACACTTAGAGTAGGAATTGCGGCATTTACACTATGGGGGATAGCTTTGATGCTTGGCTTACGCCCGCCAAAAAGTATAAAAGTCTGGGGGGCATTCTTAGGGATGGGATTGCTGAACAACGTTATCCCTTTTGTTCTGATTGTATGGGGGCAAACGCAGATTGCATCAGGCCTGGCCTCGATTCTGAATGCCGCAACACCGATATTCACCATAGTGGTAGCAGGAATTCTATTGCCTGATGAGCGGCCAACGCCGTTAAAACTAGTCGGTGTTGCTCTCGGCTTCGTGGGTGTAGCGGTAATGATAGGCGTACCCACGTTAGGTAGAGATAGTAATTTGTTAGCACAACTTGCCATTGTTGGCGCAGCCATATCTTATGCATTTGCGGGAGTATATGGACGTAGATTCAAATCATTGGGGGCAAACCCTGTAATTACGGCGGCAGGACAGGTAACAGCTTCAACGCTTATTTTGTTGCCGATTTCGTTATTTGTTGACGGTACTATCGATGTGAGCGAGGTACACACGAGCACATGGATAGCTATATTAGGACTTGCAGTTGCGTCCACTGCGATAGCGTATGTTCTTTATTTCGAAATTCTTGAACTTGCAGGCGCAACAAACGTATTGCTGGTCACATTACTCGTACCAGTGTCTGCTGTTCTCCTTGGCTGGCTATTTCTTAACGAATCTCTCGAACTCATTCATGTTTTGGGAATGGCATTAATAGCATTAGGATTATCTGCAATTGACGGCCGCCTGTGGCATCGTTTGAAATATATCTTGTCCTAA
- a CDS encoding sulfite exporter TauE/SafE family protein yields the protein MNEPIFIIYYITAGLGIGFLAGLVGVGGGGMAVPIFAFLFSLQGIADTEVVHLALGTSMASMIITTLGSMRAHYKKENVEPTMVVKMLSGVLVGTFCATFAASYLQGVYLAGFFSVFMLYVAYKMFLNTENEYNPNPHGTIGNITVGSVIGSVSALVSISGAGLIIPYLVQQNFEVKRAIGTSAAIGFPIALSGSLGYMLNGWENTDWSNLVLGYIYLPAMISFSISSYLTTSLGVRCAEYFPNKVLKRIVGILCVLLSFKMLVQVLN from the coding sequence ATGAACGAACCTATCTTTATTATCTATTACATTACAGCAGGCTTGGGCATTGGCTTTCTCGCTGGACTCGTTGGTGTGGGTGGGGGTGGAATGGCCGTCCCTATTTTTGCATTTCTGTTTTCACTACAGGGAATAGCTGATACAGAAGTGGTACATCTTGCGTTAGGGACATCGATGGCTTCGATGATTATTACAACATTGGGCAGCATGCGTGCTCACTACAAAAAAGAGAATGTAGAGCCAACAATGGTAGTAAAAATGTTGAGCGGAGTTCTAGTCGGAACATTTTGCGCCACATTCGCAGCATCGTATCTACAGGGAGTTTATCTGGCAGGTTTTTTCAGCGTATTCATGTTGTATGTAGCTTATAAGATGTTTCTTAACACTGAAAATGAGTACAATCCAAATCCACATGGGACTATCGGTAATATCACTGTAGGCTCTGTGATTGGCTCTGTATCAGCACTTGTCTCTATAAGCGGTGCGGGCTTGATCATCCCTTATCTTGTCCAGCAAAATTTTGAGGTCAAACGTGCTATTGGCACATCCGCTGCGATAGGTTTCCCTATCGCACTATCTGGAAGCCTCGGATACATGTTAAACGGATGGGAAAATACAGATTGGAGCAACTTAGTATTAGGATACATATACCTTCCTGCAATGATCAGCTTCTCCATTAGCAGCTACTTAACTACTAGCCTCGGAGTGCGTTGCGCAGAGTATTTCCCAAACAAAGTTCTTAAGAGGATCGTTGGTATTTTGTGTGTTCTTCTAAGTTTCAAAATGTTAGTACAGGTACTTAATTAG